Within the Dechloromonas denitrificans genome, the region TCACCACCGACTATGTCACCACCGGCCGCTTCGGCGAGGCCGGCTCGTGGGCCGTGGAGGGCATAGGCGAGGATTTCGTGCCGCCGATCGCCGATCTCTCCGGCGTCAAACATGCCTATGCGATCTCCGACAAGGAAAGCTTCGCCACCGCCCGCGAACTGTTGCGGAGCGAAGGGATTCTCGGCGGCTCATCGACCGGAACCCTGCTCGCCGCCGCGCTGCGCTATTGCCGCGCCCAGACGACGCCGAAGCGGGTGGTTTCCTTCGTCTGCGACACCGGCACCCGCTACCTGTCCAAGGTCTATAACGACAACTGGCTGATCGATCAGGGCCTGATCAGCCGGCCGGCCTACGGCGATCTGCGCGACATCATCGCCCGCCGTTTTGAAGAAGGCTCGGTCATCAGCGTGGCGCTCGACGACAACCTGCAGACCGCCTTTCAGCGAATGCGCTATGCCGAAATCTCGCAACTGCCGGTTATCGAGAAAGGCCGGATCGTCGGCCTGATCGATGAATCCGACCTGCTGCTACGGGTTCAGGCCGATCAGCGCAGTTTCCAGGGGACGGTCGCCAGCGCGATGACCGAAGCGCTCGAAACGCTGCGCCCGGACGCCTCGCTGGAAGCCCTGCAACGCATCCTGGATCGCGGCCTGGTGGCGATCGTTGCCGACGAGCAAGGCTTCCACGGCCTGATTACCCACTTCGATCTCCTCAATTACTTGCGAAAGAAAATTGCATGAGCGACCACAAATTGGCGAACCACGGTTTCGGTACCCGCGTCATCCATGCCGGACAGCATCCGGACCCGTCGACCGGGGCGATCATGCCGCCGATCTACGCCAATTCGACCTACGTCCAGGACAGTCCGGGTGTGCACAAAGGCCTCGATTACGGGCGCTCGCACAATCCGACGCGCTGGGCCTTCGAGCGTTGCCTGGCCGATCTCGAGAGCGGCGGCGCCGCCTTTGCCTTCGCCTCCGGCCTGGCGGCCATTGCCACCGTGCTCGAACTGCTCGATGCCGGCTCCCACATCATCGCCGGCGACGATCTCTACGGCGGCACCTATCGCCTGCTCGAGCGGGTCCGCAAGCGGAGCGCTGGCCTGTCGGTCAGCTTTGTCGATCTGAGCGATCCGGCGGCCTTGCGCGCGGCGATTCGCCCGGAAACCCGGATGCTGCTGGTCGAAACGCCGACCAATCCGCTGCTGCGGCTGGTCGATCTGGCGGCCCTGGCCAAGATCGCCCGCGCCCACCAGATCATCACGGTCGCCGACAACACCTTCGCCAGCCCGTGGATACAGCGCCCGCTCGAACTGGGCTTCGACATCGTCGTCCATTCGACGACCAAGTACCTGAATGGTCACTCGGATGCGATCGGCGGTGTCGCCGTGGTCAGCGGCGACCAGCGCAATGCCGAAAATCTCGAACGCCTGAGATTCCTGCAGAACTCGGTCGGCGCCATTGCCGGGCCTTTCGACAGCTTCCTGGCGCTGCGCGGCGTCAAAACCCTCAATGTGCGCATGCAACGGCATTGCGAAAATGCCGAGGAGTTGGCCAACTGGCTGGAGCGGCGTCCGGAAGTGCGGCAGGTCCGTTATCCGGGCCTGGCATCGCACCCGCAGCATCAACTCGCCCGGCGCCAGATGCGCGGCTTCGGCGGCATGATCGCCCTCGACCTGGCAACCGACCTGGCCGGGACGCGGCGTTTTCTCGAAGGATTCGAGCTCTTTTCGCTGGCCGAAAGCCTGGGCGGCGTCGAAAGCCTGATCGAGCATCCGGCGATCATGACGCACGCCACCATTCCGCCCGAGCAAAGAGCCCGCCTGGGAATCAGCGATTCGCTGGTGCGCCTGTCGGTCGGTATCGAGGATGTCGACGATCTGCGCCTTGATCTGCAGGCGGCGCTCGACCGTATTGGCTGAGCGCCTGGAATGGCCGAGACGGCAGATTCGTCTCGGCCGCTAGGGCCGCGCCTTACCAGGAGGCGACGATCGATCCCTTGAACTCGTCGGCGATGAATTTCTTGATCGCCGGGCTGTGGTAGTGCTTGATCAGCGTCTTCAGCCATGCCGCATCGCGGTCCTGCTCGCGCACGGCGATCACGTTCACGTAGGGCGAGCGGGCTTCTTCGATGGCAATGGCGTCCTTCTTCGGATCGAGGCCGGCCGGCAAGGCGTAATTGGTGTTGATCGCGGCGGCCTCGACATCGTCCAGCGTGCGCGGCAACTGGGCGGCATCGATTTCCTTGATCTTCAGCTTCTTCGGATTGTCGACGATGTCGAGCGGCGTCGCCTTCAGGCCGGCCTGCGGCTTGAGCTTGAGAATCCCTTTCCTTTCCAGCAGGAGCAGGGCGCGACCGCCGTTGGTCGGGTCGTTCGGGATCGCGACCTGGGCGCCGTTCGGCAGATCGGCCAGCGACTTCAGCTTTTTCGAGTAGAGGCCCATCGGGAAGGTAACGGTCGTCGCCACCGAGACCAGCTTGTAGCCGCGATCCTTCACCTGGTTGTCGAGATAGGGTTGGTGCTGAAAGCTGTTGGCGGCCAGGTCGCCGGCGACCAGGGCGGCATTCGGCTGGACGTAATCGGAGAATTCGACGACCTGGATCTTCAGGCCATCCTTCTCTGCCAGTTTCTTGACCTGTTCGAGGATCTGGGCGTGCGGGCCGCCGGTGACGCCGATTTTGTAAACCTTGTCGTCGGCGCCGGCCGAGAGGGCGACGCTGGCGAGTAATACGGCCAGGAGACGGCTGAAACGGAAAGTCATGGTGATTCCTCCGGGAGAGTGGGTAATGGCGTGGCTTGAAATCAACGGTGGTTGAGGCGGCGTGACAGGTGATCGCCGAGGGACTGGATCAGTTGCACGAAAACGATCAGGACGGCGACGACCAGCAGCATCACCTCGGGCATGAAGCGCTGGTAGCCATAACGAATACCCAGGTCGCCCAGGCCGCCGCCACCGACGGCGCCGGCCATCGCCGAATAGCCGATCAGGCTGACGAAGGTAATGGTCAGGCCGTTGACGATGCCGGGCAGGGCTTCCGGTACCAGCACCTTGCGGATGATTTGCAGCGGCGTGGCACCGATCGCTTCGGCGGCCTCGATCAAGCCGCCATCGACCTCGCGCAGGGCGCCTTCGACCAGGCGACCGACAAATGGGATGGCGGCGATGGCGAGCGGCACGACCGCTGCGGCGGTCCCGATCGAGGTGCCGGTGAGCAGACGGGTCAGCGGGATGATCGCCACCATCAGAATGATGAAGGGCGTCGAGCGCACGGCGTTGACCGTGATGCCGAGGGCGCGGTTGAACAGCGGGCGGGGGAGGATGTGGCCGGGGCTGGTGACGGTCAGCAGCAGGCCGAGCGGAATGCCGAAGAGGGCGGCAATGCCGCCGGCGATGCCGACCATGCCCAGGGTTTCCAGGAACGACTCGGAGAACAGGCGAAGCAACTCAATGGACATCGGCGCACTCCACCCGGATCCCGTTTTGCCGCGCCCAGGTCCAGGCCGCCTCCTGTTGCTCGGCGGTGCCCTCGACGAGAACCAGGAAACTGCCGTAGGGGCGGCCCTGGATCTCGTCGATCTGGCCGTGCAGGATGTTGATGTCGAGGTGGTAATTGCGGCTGAGCTGCGAGATCAGCGGCGCATCGGTTTCCTCGCTGGTCAGCGAAAAGCGGAACAGCCGCCCACCCCGTGCCAGATGCGACTGGCTCAGGCGCTCGAGCAGCCCGGGCGGAATGTCCTGGCCGAGAACGTCGCGGATCATGGTCCGGGTGACCGGGTGCTCGGGTTGGGTGAATACGCTGAAGACTTCGCCTTGCTCGACGATGCGGCCACTGTCGAGGACGGCGACGCGGTCGCAAAGCGCCTTGATGACCTGCATTTCATGGGTGATGACGACGATGGTCAGGCCGAGGCGCTGGTTGATGTCCTTGAGCAGCGCCAGAATCGAACGGGTGGTTTCCGGATCGAGGGCCGAGGT harbors:
- a CDS encoding pyridoxal-phosphate dependent enzyme — encoded protein: MSEVPRPAVLGLIGNTPLIEVTRLDTGPCQLFLKLESQNPGGSIKDRVGLSMIEVAERDGRLKPGGTIIEATAGNTGLGLALVAQAKGYRIILVVPDKMSTEKILHLKALGAEVHITRSDVGKGHPAYYQDYAARLAAEIPGSFFADQFNNPANPAAHEQSTAPEIWAQTAHAVDAIVVGVGSAGTITGLTNFFRRASPNTEFVLADPVGSILTDYVTTDYVTTGRFGEAGSWAVEGIGEDFVPPIADLSGVKHAYAISDKESFATARELLRSEGILGGSSTGTLLAAALRYCRAQTTPKRVVSFVCDTGTRYLSKVYNDNWLIDQGLISRPAYGDLRDIIARRFEEGSVISVALDDNLQTAFQRMRYAEISQLPVIEKGRIVGLIDESDLLLRVQADQRSFQGTVASAMTEALETLRPDASLEALQRILDRGLVAIVADEQGFHGLITHFDLLNYLRKKIA
- a CDS encoding trans-sulfuration enzyme family protein; translation: MSDHKLANHGFGTRVIHAGQHPDPSTGAIMPPIYANSTYVQDSPGVHKGLDYGRSHNPTRWAFERCLADLESGGAAFAFASGLAAIATVLELLDAGSHIIAGDDLYGGTYRLLERVRKRSAGLSVSFVDLSDPAALRAAIRPETRMLLVETPTNPLLRLVDLAALAKIARAHQIITVADNTFASPWIQRPLELGFDIVVHSTTKYLNGHSDAIGGVAVVSGDQRNAENLERLRFLQNSVGAIAGPFDSFLALRGVKTLNVRMQRHCENAEELANWLERRPEVRQVRYPGLASHPQHQLARRQMRGFGGMIALDLATDLAGTRRFLEGFELFSLAESLGGVESLIEHPAIMTHATIPPEQRARLGISDSLVRLSVGIEDVDDLRLDLQAALDRIG
- a CDS encoding MetQ/NlpA family ABC transporter substrate-binding protein is translated as MTFRFSRLLAVLLASVALSAGADDKVYKIGVTGGPHAQILEQVKKLAEKDGLKIQVVEFSDYVQPNAALVAGDLAANSFQHQPYLDNQVKDRGYKLVSVATTVTFPMGLYSKKLKSLADLPNGAQVAIPNDPTNGGRALLLLERKGILKLKPQAGLKATPLDIVDNPKKLKIKEIDAAQLPRTLDDVEAAAINTNYALPAGLDPKKDAIAIEEARSPYVNVIAVREQDRDAAWLKTLIKHYHSPAIKKFIADEFKGSIVASW
- a CDS encoding methionine ABC transporter permease; the protein is MSIELLRLFSESFLETLGMVGIAGGIAALFGIPLGLLLTVTSPGHILPRPLFNRALGITVNAVRSTPFIILMVAIIPLTRLLTGTSIGTAAAVVPLAIAAIPFVGRLVEGALREVDGGLIEAAEAIGATPLQIIRKVLVPEALPGIVNGLTITFVSLIGYSAMAGAVGGGGLGDLGIRYGYQRFMPEVMLLVVAVLIVFVQLIQSLGDHLSRRLNHR
- a CDS encoding methionine ABC transporter ATP-binding protein, whose translation is MIQLDNIVKHYSGAQGPVEALSGIDLGIKPGEIFGIIGRSGAGKSTLIRCINLLERPTGGRVRVAGRELTALGKTELRAARQEIGMIFQHFNLLSSRTVFANVALPLEVAGLARADIETRIAPLLELVGLSEHRERYPAQLSGGQKQRVGIARALASHPKVLLCDEATSALDPETTRSILALLKDINQRLGLTIVVITHEMQVIKALCDRVAVLDSGRIVEQGEVFSVFTQPEHPVTRTMIRDVLGQDIPPGLLERLSQSHLARGGRLFRFSLTSEETDAPLISQLSRNYHLDINILHGQIDEIQGRPYGSFLVLVEGTAEQQEAAWTWARQNGIRVECADVH